Proteins from one Bactrocera neohumeralis isolate Rockhampton chromosome 3, APGP_CSIRO_Bneo_wtdbg2-racon-allhic-juicebox.fasta_v2, whole genome shotgun sequence genomic window:
- the LOC126753898 gene encoding serine palmitoyltransferase 2 isoform X2 gives MNCSTNSTTCQQAKGKVCPNSSEALFTPAKKLKELADEHTTKTSFEEVPLHTACLTYLGFYLLMILGYINQLLFVPKVAKEENREGYVTLYDAFESFYSRYVYRRVRDCWNRPICSVPGDEVTLKDRVTKDYGWSFQFTGTETRCLNLGSYNYLGFADAKGPCAEQSENTAREMGLALTSSRVELGTTQLHLDLERLTARYLGVEDAIVFGMGFATNALNLPALISPGCLVLSDEKNHASIILGLRLSGAATKVFKHNNMRDLERVLRHNVVHGNPKAGGKPWKKILILVEGVFSMEGSIVRLPEIIALKKKYKAYLYLDEAHSIGAMGPNGGGAVDYFGVDPNDVDILMGTFTKSFGSAGGYIAGSKRLIDYLRTNSHAHCYASSMSPPIAQQIYTSMSMIMGLDGTDTGRQKINQLARNTRYFRRRLAQMGVITYGHEDSPVVPMLVYLFSKIGAVVRTLTTRHIAVVGVGFPATPIMEGRIRYCLSAAHTKEQLDYALDVIDEISDTLGLKYSRKPREPNPIEY, from the exons ATG aattgctCCACTAACTCTACGACTTGTCAACAAGCGAAAGGCAAAGTATGCCCTAACAGTAGTGAAGCGTTGTTTACGCcagcgaaaaaattaaaagaattggCTGACGAGCACACCACCAAGACGTCATTCGAGGAAGTACCGCTTCATACTGCCTGCCTCACATATCTGGGCTTCTATTTGCTTATGATACTCGGCTATATAAACCAGTTGCTTTTCGTGCCGAAGGTTGCAAAAGAAGAAAATCGTGAGGGCTACGTAACACTCTATGATGCCTTTGAGAGTTTCTACTCGCGTTATGTATACCGACGTGTGCGCGATTGTTGGAATCGTCCCATATGCAGTGTACCTGGTGATGAGGTAACACTCAAGGATCGTGTAACGAAGGATTATGGCTGGAGTTTTCAGTTTACTGGCACTGAAACACGTTGTTTAAACCTGGGTTCATACAACTATTTGGGTTTTGCCGATGCGAAAGGTCCCTGCGCAGAACAATCTGAAAATACTGCACGCGAAATGGGTTTAGCTTTGACATCGTCACGTGTAGAGTTGGGTACAACACAACTGCATTTGGATTTGGAACGATTGACCGCACGTTATTTGGGTGTAGAAGATGCGATCGTATTTGGCATGGGATTTGCGACAAATGCGCTGAATTTACCAGCACTCATTTCGCCGGGTTGTTTGGTTTTGAGCGATGAAAAGAATCACGCTTCGATTATTTTGGGTTTGCGGCTATCTGGCGCTGCCACCAAAGTGTTTAAGCATAATAATATGCGCGACTTAGAACGTGTCTTGCGCCACAATGTGGTGCATGGCAATCCGAAAGCAGGTGGTAAACCATGGAAGAAGATCTTGATTTTGGTGGAAGGTGTTTTCAGTATGGAGGGTTCCATTGTGCGCTTACCAGAGATTATTGCTTTAAAGAAAAAGTATAAAGCTTACTTGTACTTGGATGAAGCACACAGCATTGGCGCAATGGGTCCGAATGGTGGTGGTGCCGTGGATTATTTCGGCGTGGATCCTAACGATGTCGACATATTGATGGGTACCTTCACGAAAAGTTTCGGTAGTGCTGGTGGCTATATTGCCGGTTCAAAG CGTTTAATCGACTATTTGCGCACAAACAGTCATGCACATTGCTATGCCAGTAGCATGTCACCGCCCATTGCCCAGCAGATCTACACTTCGATGAGTATGATAATGGGTTTGGATGGCACCGATACCGGGCGTCAGAAGATTAACCAGCTGGCGCGTAATACACGCTATTTCCGTCGGCGCTTAGCACAAATGGGTGTAATTACCTACGGGCATGAGGACTCGCCGGTAGTGCCCATGTTGGTTTacctattttcaaaaatcgg TGCCGTTGTACGCACATTAACAACACGCCACATCGCTGTCGTAGGTGTTGGTTTTCCGGCGACGCCAATCATGGAGGGGCGTATACGCTACTGTCTATCGGCAGCACATACCAAAGAACAATTAGACTATGCACTAGATGTCATTGACGAGATCAGTGATACCCTGGGCTTAAAGTACTCGCGGAAACCTCGCGAACCCAATCCAATTGAGTATTGA
- the LOC126753898 gene encoding serine palmitoyltransferase 2 isoform X1 gives MGNLYGDNSGVVQEHQQNSDFVNYCNKMQGNLVADMPNCGSGDLRARKNGFKANETEANPANGCVKNCSTNSTTCQQAKGKVCPNSSEALFTPAKKLKELADEHTTKTSFEEVPLHTACLTYLGFYLLMILGYINQLLFVPKVAKEENREGYVTLYDAFESFYSRYVYRRVRDCWNRPICSVPGDEVTLKDRVTKDYGWSFQFTGTETRCLNLGSYNYLGFADAKGPCAEQSENTAREMGLALTSSRVELGTTQLHLDLERLTARYLGVEDAIVFGMGFATNALNLPALISPGCLVLSDEKNHASIILGLRLSGAATKVFKHNNMRDLERVLRHNVVHGNPKAGGKPWKKILILVEGVFSMEGSIVRLPEIIALKKKYKAYLYLDEAHSIGAMGPNGGGAVDYFGVDPNDVDILMGTFTKSFGSAGGYIAGSKRLIDYLRTNSHAHCYASSMSPPIAQQIYTSMSMIMGLDGTDTGRQKINQLARNTRYFRRRLAQMGVITYGHEDSPVVPMLVYLFSKIGAVVRTLTTRHIAVVGVGFPATPIMEGRIRYCLSAAHTKEQLDYALDVIDEISDTLGLKYSRKPREPNPIEY, from the exons ATGGGTAACTTATACGGTGACAACAGTGGAGTTGTTCAAGAACATCAGCAAAATAgtgattttgttaattattgCAACAAAATGCAAGGAAACTTAGTGGCGGATATGCCCAATTGTGGTAGTGGAGATCTGCGTGCACGTAAAAATGGTTTCAAGGCCAATGAGACAGAAGCGAATCCTGCTAATGGTTGCGTGAAG aattgctCCACTAACTCTACGACTTGTCAACAAGCGAAAGGCAAAGTATGCCCTAACAGTAGTGAAGCGTTGTTTACGCcagcgaaaaaattaaaagaattggCTGACGAGCACACCACCAAGACGTCATTCGAGGAAGTACCGCTTCATACTGCCTGCCTCACATATCTGGGCTTCTATTTGCTTATGATACTCGGCTATATAAACCAGTTGCTTTTCGTGCCGAAGGTTGCAAAAGAAGAAAATCGTGAGGGCTACGTAACACTCTATGATGCCTTTGAGAGTTTCTACTCGCGTTATGTATACCGACGTGTGCGCGATTGTTGGAATCGTCCCATATGCAGTGTACCTGGTGATGAGGTAACACTCAAGGATCGTGTAACGAAGGATTATGGCTGGAGTTTTCAGTTTACTGGCACTGAAACACGTTGTTTAAACCTGGGTTCATACAACTATTTGGGTTTTGCCGATGCGAAAGGTCCCTGCGCAGAACAATCTGAAAATACTGCACGCGAAATGGGTTTAGCTTTGACATCGTCACGTGTAGAGTTGGGTACAACACAACTGCATTTGGATTTGGAACGATTGACCGCACGTTATTTGGGTGTAGAAGATGCGATCGTATTTGGCATGGGATTTGCGACAAATGCGCTGAATTTACCAGCACTCATTTCGCCGGGTTGTTTGGTTTTGAGCGATGAAAAGAATCACGCTTCGATTATTTTGGGTTTGCGGCTATCTGGCGCTGCCACCAAAGTGTTTAAGCATAATAATATGCGCGACTTAGAACGTGTCTTGCGCCACAATGTGGTGCATGGCAATCCGAAAGCAGGTGGTAAACCATGGAAGAAGATCTTGATTTTGGTGGAAGGTGTTTTCAGTATGGAGGGTTCCATTGTGCGCTTACCAGAGATTATTGCTTTAAAGAAAAAGTATAAAGCTTACTTGTACTTGGATGAAGCACACAGCATTGGCGCAATGGGTCCGAATGGTGGTGGTGCCGTGGATTATTTCGGCGTGGATCCTAACGATGTCGACATATTGATGGGTACCTTCACGAAAAGTTTCGGTAGTGCTGGTGGCTATATTGCCGGTTCAAAG CGTTTAATCGACTATTTGCGCACAAACAGTCATGCACATTGCTATGCCAGTAGCATGTCACCGCCCATTGCCCAGCAGATCTACACTTCGATGAGTATGATAATGGGTTTGGATGGCACCGATACCGGGCGTCAGAAGATTAACCAGCTGGCGCGTAATACACGCTATTTCCGTCGGCGCTTAGCACAAATGGGTGTAATTACCTACGGGCATGAGGACTCGCCGGTAGTGCCCATGTTGGTTTacctattttcaaaaatcgg TGCCGTTGTACGCACATTAACAACACGCCACATCGCTGTCGTAGGTGTTGGTTTTCCGGCGACGCCAATCATGGAGGGGCGTATACGCTACTGTCTATCGGCAGCACATACCAAAGAACAATTAGACTATGCACTAGATGTCATTGACGAGATCAGTGATACCCTGGGCTTAAAGTACTCGCGGAAACCTCGCGAACCCAATCCAATTGAGTATTGA